The following DNA comes from Salvelinus namaycush isolate Seneca chromosome 39, SaNama_1.0, whole genome shotgun sequence.
tattttgtgtgtggGAGAGTCACCTTGTTTTCTCCTCTCTACTTGGGACCTCTTCGAGTTCTTTAGGCCTATCTCTATTAGAGGGTTTCAACGTGTGAGGGGCAACTGCAGTGGGGTGAATCATACTAgttcagtgtttcccaactccagtggTAAGAGTAGCCTACCCCCAACAATACCCATTTGTGTTGTAGCCCTGGACaggcacacctgattcaacatacttgtcaactaatcaccaAGTTCTCAAAGAGTCGAATCAGGTGCAACAACAATGTTGATCCCCCAGTTGTCACAGTTTGGCCTTGTGTTCCACATAGCCTATATGAGTATTTGAGTATGTTCCCTGTGCATGTCAGTTGATTTAATTTCTTATTTTCTGAACCCCTATTGCTCCTCCCTAGTTCCCTAGAACGAGTGCACTCCCCTTTGCAACAGAGGCCAGGCAAAAGTGCGCGCTTGCTGTGCCACTGGCCTCAATCAGGTCCACCAAACACAGATAACAGCGTCTTAGAATGTTATCGGTAGCTGATCTTGTTTTTCTGACGCCAGCTTGGTGGATTCCAAGGAGGCCCATTTCCTCAGTGTGGCTCCTCAGTCTTTGGGTGAGTGCTCCCTCAAACAGCTTCCCAACATGACTGTGGAGGCTGATTGGTCTTTAACTTGTGACGTTGTGTGGGTCTTTAACAGGTTTGTGACTCATTGTGACAACTGCAGATTTCCAAGGTAGGGGAACGTGGCCGTCCGTGAGACACGTGGAGAAGAGGTTTGAAAGGAGGTGCAGGTGTTCGTCAGGTGCTTGCTTGATGAGTGTGCTGTCAATGTTGTCTTCCCCAGATGCTTTGTTTTTCATTTTCTTTCAGATGAGTCTTAATTTCTTCaattttagtttagtttattaattcgaccatttaaaaaaacaagcacacataaaacttaaaagccgtacatgcacatgaataaaatcattgaggataacacacaataaagtctgggacttatttccattgtggtcctcttgagacaagatggctggACAAGATCGAACACAGTACGGCAGTGAAATAGTCAACAGTAACAGAGCGGGTGAGGGGATGGTCTACTGGTGTCAGATTTGAAGTATATGCTGTTTTCTATATTTCTCTGTCGACAACGTTTTTCCATTCTTTGTCATAGAGGGATTAATTGGGACGAGAATGAACATTTTGTAGGTGGTTTCTAAATAATATAGCTTTTGTTTTGTTGTCTTCAATGAATTGGTCTTGAGACTTTAGCACAGGTATGATATTATTGGTTTTGTCTCCGTTAATTGCTTTGATTTTTTTTTGCCAGAAGGTCCGGGGGTTAGTGTCTGTATCTAGCTGGTGATAAAAGGCAGTCGTCTGTTTCTATTTGTGGAGGGTGAATTGATATCTGATATGATTCTGTAACCAATTAACTTCTGTTTTCAAGTTTGGTGCTCTTGTTCTTATAAAATCTCTCCGGACCTTTCTCTTCTGCTTGATGAGACTGAGGATATGTGGTGGGAGTTGTTTTTGTGGTGGTCTGATACATCCTTCGGAACTTCAAGAAAAAATTACTTACCCTGGTGGTTTTCTTTGATATAGAAAAAGCTTTTGATAAGATGTGGCACAATGGGTTGTGCTACTGGCTTGCAGACGCCAATCTCAAACTACCACTCTCCATCAGAAACATTATCACTAGCTTTCTCCACAACCGTACAATTACGGTTGTAAAGGTCTCCACAGCAATATCCCCACCATTTACCCCTGACACAGGGGGCATTCCTAAGCCCACTACTTTTTCTACTATACATATCAGACATTTGTTACCCACCATAGGCCAAGTCTCACAGTTTGCCGATGACCTTTGCTACTGGTCCAGCTCCAAATGTCCTCAACTTGCTGCAAAAAAACTCCATCAGTCTATTGAAAAGATTGAGACATGGTCTAACATGTGGCGAGTAAAACTGAACCCACAAAAGACTCAATGTGTCCTCTTTACAAGAAGCACCAGCAAAAAAAACAGGAAACCCATAGATCTCTGACTTTACGGCGAAACAATGAAATTAGAAAAAGAAGCAAAATTCCTTGGAGTCACCTTCCAGAAGAACATGCACTGGACAACCCATAAAgcgaacatagagagagagggacgaaaaAAGACTTAACCACTTAAAAACGCTGTGCGGAAGAAAATACGGAGCTTCACCTCAGACAGTGTTGAAAGTCTCAACTACATCCGATCTCTCTTTGGATACGCCCTACCAGCCTGGATAACAGCTTCACCACAGCAGATGAATTGGCTACAGATCATCCGAAACATGGCAATAAAAATGGCTTACAGACTACCAAGATACATCAGCAATCGCTACATTCACAGCATATCCGGACTCACATCAATCAACAATAGACAGTCAATCATTGGCCAGAAGTTCATCAACAGAGCCACTCATAATCCATCATTGAAGGAAGCTGTGGGACAGGCCAAATGGGCCACAGACACACCCATGTACATAATGCTGAAACTGACCTAAAATATCCCCCTATCTAAAGCATAATCATGCAAGACTGACTTTAATTACACATAGTTTATTTTCTAACATAAAAAGAGCAAAACTAAAATttaaatacaataaaatacaaaaaatacaaaataaatttgcataatacaaataaaaatgtgtgtatatatgtggtgGCATTCCTTCACCCCCCCTCCCTTTCCCCCCGTACTGCTATGAGCTGTAATTGTAATACATTTGGTTTTAAGTATAGTAAATTCATGTTGGGAAAGGAAAATAGAGCAACGAATCTATGCCTGGAAGAGTCAAAGAGGCAAAGAGGCAAAGGCTACAAGGAACTCGGAAAAGGAGGCGCCAAGCGTCATCGCAAAATTCTCTGTGAAAACATCCAGGGAATCACCAAGCCCGCTATCGGTGTGAAGCGTATCTCCGGTCTGATCTACGAGGAGACCCGCCCTGTCCTGAAGGTGTTCCTGGAGAACGTGATCCGTGACGCCGTCACCTACACCGAGCATGCCAAGAGGAAGACCGTTACCGCCATGGACGTGGTCTTCGCGCTGAAACGCCAGGGACGCACCCTGTACGGTTTCGGCGGTTAAACGCACTGTTTTCGGAACTTCGACATCCCGACTTGAACCCAAAGGCCTCTTTTAAGAGCCACCCACATCCGCTTCAAAAGGGCCAATTCCATATAGTGGTTGGTATGATATTGGAATAATGTTTAGGTATGCTATTTGGCAGGAAAGCATGAGCCAATCCGGGTGGACAGGAAGTATTAATGACAGGATTCTGTTCAGTGCAGCCATTGTGCACAGAGTGAGGCCTATATGTGACAGTGCCAAAGTGGGCAATTCTACGATCAGCGTTATTTGGAGCAGCAATCgtgcccccccccacacacactctttgAAACACACAGTTCCCCATCCGTCACAGAATGTAGGCTATAGAGaaggtggaggggaggggaggggagaggaaggcaTCGCGCGCAATTGTCTTTGTTCGGGAAGCCCGCCTCTGAGTGGAAGGCTCTTTTGAGTGCTAGAGCTCCACTGGGCCTATGAGAAAGCAGGGGTGTGTCCACGGCCACTGAATTTGGTTAGCTTCCTCTTCATAAGACGAGTAAGCGCCCTCCACCCCCTCATTCGTTTCTGAGAAGCAACGAGACATCAACATCAGGCCGGAGCCAGCAAAGTCCGCGCCTAAGAAGGACTCCAAGAAAGCCATCACCAAGACTGCAGGGAAGGGCGGCAAGAAGCGCCGAAAGTCCAGGAAGGAGAGCTACGCCATTTACGTGTACAAAGTCCTGAAGCAGGTCCACTCCGACACCGGCATCTCCTCCAAGGCCAGGGGAATCATGAACTTGTTCGTGAACGACATCTTCGAGCGTATCGCCAGAGAGTCCTCACGCCTGGCCCACTACAACAAGCGTTCTACCATCACCTCCAGGGAGATCCAGACCGCCGTGCGTCTGCTGCTCCCTGGTGAGCTGGCCAAGCACGCAGTGTCTGAGGGCAGCAAGGCCATAACCAAGTACACCAGCTCCAAGTAAGCAGCGCATTTGGACTGCTCTACTAAcccaaaggctattttaagagcCACCCACCCTGTCAGTGAAAAAGCAATTCCATCGCGACCGAATGAATGTGTATGTAGGTAGGCTGTACATTGTAGGACTGTTCCATTGTGGGCCGGCGCTGTGGGCCGAGTTGGAGAGTGGCTACTTTGTATCCGTTTCAAGTGTAGGGGTTTTGCATGCTATCTTTGTCTGCCGAATGTAAGATAGCAACAGACGTTTCTCTGAACGACATGACAAACAGGGTTGGCCTCCATTCCAGTTGAAGGCCGTCCATAGTGGAATAAGTGAGTGTAATGTGAAATGGCAAAGGGCGAAGACAGGGCCGAAATGGCCGTTGTTTGAGGTGACTTCCTGAATAAGTAGGAGACGGATAGAGTCCCATTTATTCACTGAATCTTAATGATGCAACATGCTACCCGATGATGAAAAGAGGAATGGCATGAATAAAAGGACGATGAATAATCCAGTGTAGGAAGAATAGGAGTAGGCCTAATTGAATGTGTGTAGGCCCCAAGTCCCAGTAGAAcacagtgagtgagtgtgtgggcCTTGTCACTGGAGCAGTAGTGGAATCCCCTTCCAATAACTACATTGGGAAGAAAATAAGCGGCAATGATCCTTCTGAACTACATGCATCTGCCGGGATTCTTCTCCCGGTCCAAGCAGATGAGATGTATACAGCCCTTGAGATATTTCCTAATGAGTTAAAGCAACCATCTACCACCAAAAATGTGTTCTCAccataactgagtcaggtttgtaagcctccttgctcgcacacgctttttcagttctgcccacaaatttcctatatgattgaggtcagggctttgtgatgttcactccaataccttgactttgttgtccttaagccattttgccacaactttggaggtatgcttggggtcattgtccatttggaagacccatttgcgaccaatctttaacttcctgattgatgtcttgagatgttgcttcaatatatccacataattttctttcctcatgatgcaatctattttgtgaagtgaaccagtccctcctgcagcaaagcaccacacaacatgatgctgccacccccgtgcttcacggttgggatggtgttcttcggcttgcaagcctccccctttttcctccaaacacaacaatgatcattatggccaaacagttctatttttgtttcatcagaccagaggacatttctccaaaaagtacaatctttttgGATCtttttgcagttgcaaaccgtagtctggctttttaatggcggttttggagtagtggcttcttccttgctgagcggcctttcaggttatgtcgatataggactcgttttactgtggatatagatacttttgtacctgtttcctccagcatcttcacaaggtcttttgctgttgttctgggattgatttgcacttttcgcaccaacgtacgttcatctctaggagacagaacgcgtctccttcctgagcggtaggacggctgcgtggtcccatggtgtttatacttgcgaacTATTGTTGGtaaagatgaatgtggtaccttcaggcgtttggaaattgctcccaatgatgaaccagacttgtggaggtctacaatttttttctgggatcttggctgatttctattgattattccatgatgtcaagcatagaggcactgagtttgaaggtaggccttgaaatacatccacaggtacacctccaattgactcaaatgatgtcaattagcctatcagaagcttctaaagtcatgacatcattttctggaattttccaagctgtttaaaggcacagtcaacttaacgtatgtaaacttctgccccactggaattgtgatacagtgaattataggtgaaataatctgtctgtaaaaaattgttggaaaaattatttgtgtcatgcacaaagtagatgtcctaaccgacttgccaaaactatagtttgttaacaagaaatttgtggagtggttgaaaaacgagttttaatgactccaacctaagtgtatgtaaacttccgacttcaactgtatatataaatatatattagcCCTATATCTACTATTCTTATTGTTGTTTTCGCTGTTCATAATTGATCACTTGGCAACATTGACCTTGTCATTCATGCCTTTAAAGCATATAAaatgagagggagatggagagacaggattAGTGTCAGCATATTCATATGATTTAGACTTTTCTGGGGAGGAATTTAGAAGAGCACACAGCAGGAAAAAAGGAGAGGTTAATGAGACG
Coding sequences within:
- the LOC120032771 gene encoding histone H4-like; the encoded protein is MLGKENRATNLCLEESKRQRGKGYKELGKGGAKRHRKILCENIQGITKPAIGVKRISGLIYEETRPVLKVFLENVIRDAVTYTEHAKRKTVTAMDVVFALKRQGRTLYGFGG
- the LOC120032772 gene encoding histone H2B-like, giving the protein MSQSGWTGSINDRILFSAAIVHRQRDINIRPEPAKSAPKKDSKKAITKTAGKGGKKRRKSRKESYAIYVYKVLKQVHSDTGISSKARGIMNLFVNDIFERIARESSRLAHYNKRSTITSREIQTAVRLLLPGELAKHAVSEGSKAITKYTSSK